Part of the Ascaphus truei isolate aAscTru1 chromosome 16, aAscTru1.hap1, whole genome shotgun sequence genome, TGTTCATCATAGCAGGCATTTTTCAATAATATAGATCAAGTAAAATACATAgactgactttaaaaaaaaaaaaaaaattgttaacttTCAAAATATTTCTTAACTTTACATATTTAACATATTTCCTTCTGTACCAGAAAGTtacaactgatatatatatatatatagatcaaacAAGTCTAAAGTTACTATGCTTTAAGACAGgagtgctcaactgcagtcctcaaggcgcccccaacaggtcaagttttcagaatatcccatcttccgcacaggtggctcaattagagacTCAGTTTAAGGACAGGACCTctgaaccacttgtgctgaagtagggactgattgaaccacctgtgcggaATACTGAAATCCTGGCCTGTTGGGAGAGCggtgaggggggcttgaggactggagttgagcactccggCTTTAAGAAATCTCTTGAGCATAGTTTTACTCTCGACAACTATGGTGCTTATTTAACGGGATTATTGCAAGTAGCAGCAGAGCAGATCTGGGCTGTAAAATAGCATTAAAAAGTGCAAAGTGGAAGCGGTTTCTGCTCCATTTTACAAGTCAGAGATGCTTTGTGACCACACAGCAATATCTCATATGCAAAGTGTAAGACATGCCGGGAGAATTCATCTTTTTCTCATAAAAATAATTATGCTGAAAAAAATAAACTTCCTTTGCCAACACATGAAAATAAGCTTCTCAGAATAAATGTACATTTAATCTGTGTGGGAAAGAAAGTAGGTATCCATTTGAAATTCAACACGACTTCACGCTTTATATATTTCTGCATTCTGTTTTCCTAGTCATCGCACGCCGTGTTTTTCCAGCAGAAAGGCCTCTTCCAATGGTTTCCATGGCAATGCAGTCAGtctgtcaaaaaataaaaaatacaaataaaagtcAGCAATTAATCCTCAACAGTGAATTGCACAAAATGTTTTTGGTGTTTATTTTAAAGGGAGGCATTAAATTATGTATTTTAAGGTCTTTAATAGCAAATCACACCGAAAGATCAAACATTTTTGGTTCTATGGAACCAAGAAAACAGGTTTAAAagcaacaaatatatttaaaatcgaCTATATTCACAGTTAATAGAACAGCAAAGCAACAACGGGTTGCAGGGTTACACATTAATCTCTGTAACAGTTCTGCAATGCATAGTAGGCATTTCTAAAATGTAAAGCTGAAGCAGAAAATAAAGGCCTTATTAAAAATAAAAGAGACTATATCCAACGATTCAATTAAGATGACCTTTATGAACATACAATCCCCcttttaaaatacaaatattattCAACAATTTAATTGAACTGTTCTCGCTAAGGCAATTAAACTAAATGCCTAAAAAAAGGCTTGTGTGGGAATAAAAGTTTTGAAATAAACAGTTGAAAAAAGGCCTTTTTTGAGAGAGAAAACCAGTATTTTGCCATAGCTTTACATGGATGCAGACTTATTTCTACTAAAcactttatatacattttttttccttttatgttTAATATTGCACCAAAATAAAGACCGCCTCAAAAAGGCATGGCTAATCAAATCTTGTACAAAACAGCAGAAGGGCCACTGTGTCATCAACGTAAGCAAAAAAAACACAAGTACAAATTAGATTTCGGTATATCTTGTATTTTAGTCACATCCAGCTTTCACTTAGGGTTTTACGAATTTAGGCAAAAATGTTGCTGCTCCGAATTCCCTGTGACACTCAGAAAAACACATCCCGTTCCAAGTTAAGTTGTTTACTGGCTGCAGCTTAACCGATCATGTGACCAGCCGCCTGTTACACAGAGTCCTGGCAGTAACCATTCACGCTCAAAATCAGCTTAGCGATGCATTACTAATGAGGAAATGTTTTGTCATGAATAGTATTGGCAGTTAACGTAACAAATGTTATAAGACAGCACTCACTTTAATTAGTGCATATGCAGCAAGTTATTCTTTTAGGTGTACAATTATTTTACAAGTACTGCAACAAGAGTAATCAGTTGAAGGGTAATTAATATTTGTTAAATTAATATACGTAGTTCAAGAGTGTTACACGTCAAGCTGCGCCTCTGATTTTGGCACCtattacagtacaattattaccAAGTTGAAGACAGGAGAAATCATGAATTATGGTCAGACATACATATTTATACTCTGTGTACTTGCCACATGTTATTGTATGTTCATTGATGTCTGTACCTCACTTTTTTCCCATTGCTTTTGTAAtttagtgaaaaaaaaaaaaaatatgcagcaTTTCTACCAAGTATGAATCTTTATAAAGGGAGCCAACCCACAGCGTGCCCACAAATGGCTCTGCCAGGGTTTAGTTTAGAGCCACAATCCTGCTAACCAGCCACATTTAAAGTGAATTACCGAGcatgtaaaaaaaagttaaaatcaaCCAAAATGCCATCACTTTAAAAACAAACTTTTGTGTTTATATCCAAAAGGTTTGCTATGAGCCCAAGAACAGATTGTGTGTGTAACAAAAACACATATATGCTCGTTAAAGCAATCTTTAATGTATTACAATTCCCCAAACACTCAGCAACAAGTGACAATGTTACCAAGGTGCAGAGCAAACAAACTCGGAATTAAATCTGCCCAGGTCACTATACCAAAATATCTCTGAGCAAACGCCTAGCCAACTCTATCACATAAGTTAGAGTGGCCATTGTGATAATGGATGCTCAAAATACTGCAAACTCTTTTCGTCTACTTCTTTACTGGGTGAGAGTCTGACACCATAACTCAGGCAATGTCACACACAGCCATGTTTTCAGTAagggcacacaaaaaaaaaaaaaaagagagaaaaccaTTAAACAAAGTTTGTGTTCTAATTATAGAGCAATTAATCTTCAACTTCTGAGAAAGGGAAACTATTTTTCTCAcattttgtattgtgtgtctttatatatatatatatatatatatagcaccaaaagtgtactcagtgcatcacaaaatatacattacagggaattataacaacacaataagcgcagcaaaaatcagacaataggaaaggaaatccctgccccaaagagtatTTGAGACTTCCTTTCCTGGATTCAGGTGACATTTAGACCAAATTGACTCAATTAGGCACAATTGCAACCCCAAAAGAAAATAAATCATTGTTAAAAATTGTTCCACTAAAAATCCTGCTAGATACAGAACATagaaaaaacatagaaaaaactCTGAAAGGGCTTTCAGTGTTAGATTAAATACATTGTTAAATCACACGTCACATTAAAGAGTATTAGAACAGCCAAGAAAGGAAGAAACATGCTGCTCCAAGTTAAGAGGGATTTGCAGTGTTTTGCTGTTAGATAGTACTATGCACATGCTCAGTCCAAGAATCCAGCAGCAGAAATGTAATCAGTAAGCACTTGAACAAGAAGCTGTTATATGAATGAAAGGCTTGCCATACTAAAACAGGACAGACTGGCTCGTGCGATAGTACAAGCAAGCTGATCCTCTTACTATTATTCTATCAATGGATGCGGAAGACGCCTTCTCAGAGGGCATAGTATGTTTTGTTTAGAACAGGCCATGCATAGACAATCATTGGCATTTTCTACTCCTATGCCAAATGTGTACCTCTCAGGAGAAGGCACCAGGTGTTTCCtaaaactacccccccccccccaacagtcaACTGACAATCACAAGTAAAGCTTATTTTGGTCAACCACAAGTAATATGAAGCTGTTAAATAACATTGATATAAATGTAATGGCTGAAACTGGTTCTGTACAGAACAGGCTTCAAAAAACAAGCAATTCATTTAGGCAGATTTTAGCCCCTGTGACAACTCCAACCTCCAGGACAAACCAACATAACTGCATTACTGGCCCAGCTGCTGGGTATGTACAGGTGTCACCTTGTAATTTGCCCAGCAACTGCTTAAACAAATCTGTATAACTGGCAGCCAGGCGGGCAAGATACTCATATACCAGCTGTCATACAATAACACAGCTTGCAAGGAAAACAGACTCGGTTGCAAGAATCGGTTGAGATAGGGAGGATGCACAAATCCTACAAGGTGATAAGAGAACAAGACTGGAGACATTGTGGATTACAGAGAAGGGTATGTGGCTTTCAGGGGGAGTGGAAGCACGATTGGATAATTGGATATACCATTGTAAAGCAGTCACACTGgcgtgtctccctcccctcccccaggaaTAGCATTCCATGCCATTTGTGTTCCAAATGCCCAAATATAGCCCTTGTCTGGAACCGCACGTTTCTGTTTGTTTAGTATAaacaaaattatattaaaaaaaaaaagaaaaaagatgttTGAAGTAATATGCCGAGTGTGAAGCTAGGTGGTCTCTGCACTAATTTAATAACAGACATGAAGTGTTTGCAGCCTTTTTTTCTCCTAAGGAGAGTTGTGggggacaggggtgggggggggggcgctttaTCAGAAAGAGGAAGACAGACAGGGGCAGCAGATAGGAGCCCCTTCACACCCCTTCTGGTCAGCTGCTTAACACAAACTACCCTGCTCCTTTTCATACACAGAGAACTTGTGGTGATTAGCAGACGCTGCAGGTGGGCCCACCAGGGTTTTTATAGGGCCATGGTGGGCTAAACCAACCTTGAGTTCCTAAAATTGCTGTGCGCTAGCGCTCAGGTTATAGGGAAAACTGCTAGTCACATAATAAAATTTCAGAAAACAAAGCTAAAAATTATGTATGAGTATCTCGGTTTTCACTTATTGTTTTCCTATTAAATTTCACATTTTCATGCAGTTTAGTTTTCCATGTTATATATACCTTTTCTGGATGCAGAGCACTTCAAACCGTCCGATCTAGAGAAGTCGATGCTGACGTAAACCCCACTTTCCAAATTTCTGCTTCCATTTTGGCGCTGATGGCAATTTGGTGGTGTAGGTTCACCAATATCAGCATCATGCACACTCAAAGCTATGTAGTTTAAGCCGTTCTGAAACCCGGTTGAGCAATTCCTGGACATTTTACCATCTTGCTCATCACAATTGTTTTCGTCAGGTTTCAGCCACACATTGTCAAAAGAGGCAGAACTGTGCCTTTTGCCACTTTCAGTAAAGCAAGAGGCGGAAGTAGTCACTGTGCTTGCAGAAGAGAAAGTCTCAGAGCTGTGCCTCCGCCTGCCTTTCGGGTCAGCACGGATAACTTTAGGTCCAACAATGGGTTCAGATATCGAATTAGTAACAGGGAACCCATTGTTGGCAGAGTACCTTTCCCCAATACACAAGCGATTCACAATGGATGAAGGACTATCCAATTTCGTACCATTTTCAGTTTCGTTGGCAAAAGGGCTCGGTGGAGGAGTCATTGCCACGTTGAAAGTCATTGTTGTGTAATCCTCATTCCTGGTGTTTGCAGTACTGACACAAGCTGTACCACATGGGAGAATGGCGTACTCAGCATTGGGCTGAATTCGAGAAACACTGGGGCATGCATAAGATGAAATGTCTGTTAAAGAGTTAGACAGTTCTGCTGTTGCTTTTGGAGACTGTACGTCAAGGTCCACACTCATGTAATCAGATAGTGGGGATTGTCTATGATCACAGCTTGAGCCCAAGGATGATGGTGACCCTTCAGCAGATAAAGAATACGGAGTATTACTCGCTTTGTCACTAAAGTCAATATTTATATACTCGCCAGGACTAGTTGGTTCAGGTGGAGCAGTATAATCAAACGTTCTTGGTATGGTATTGCTTCCTCTTGTAGTTAGGGTTAGTCTAGTTGGCCTTGTGGCCCTAACTTGTTGATCCAATATATTGTTGGAAGATTTTAATTCAGTCTTCGATATCCCATTAGCTGTCCCATCCTTAAATATACTGGTCCCATTTTCCACACCTAGGTGCAATAGCTTCCCAGGTGAAGACATTGGAACATATTCAGTGTTATCATTGTTTTGCTTCGATGAACTTTTAAAGCTTCTAGGCAGAGAAAAGTAGGAACTGAACCCCCTTGAATTATTGGTGCAATTAGAGTCATTAGCGTGCTTTACAGTTGCCGAGCTCCCATGGGACATATCCATATACTCTCCATTGGTCATTTTGTCATGGTTACCTTTTGCAATACCTCCTGTGAATACTTTAACAGGTGAAGAACTAGTAATGGGAAACATCATCATATATCCTTTTGAATCCTCCTGAGTAGGGAACCTGTTAACAATCTGTTTTGGTGCAGAAACGTTTTTAGGAGCCATTGGCAAATAGTCACTGTCATTTGAATGAGAAGGCATCATTGGCATATAGCCATTATCCCTGGCTTTATTCCTGCTTTGGTAACAAACAGAATCAATAATACCATTACTGTAATCCTCTGGTTGATTGAGCGCTTTCAACTTTGGTGATTCAAAGCAGACTAACTGCTTGTTAATCTCTCCAGAATCTTCATCTAAAGAAGCAGCAGTCTGTGTTTTCTGCTGTGGTGTTGCATTGGTGGGTTTGGTTAATGAGTATGTTCTTTTTCTAAAACTCTTATCAGCCTCCATATAATCATCTCTAGCATCAGGACAACTTTGCTTACTCATTGACATGTAATCACTTAAACCGTTTTCTTCTCGAATGGGTGGTGTATTCCCCAGGGAATCCGGTGTATTACTCCTTACCCGGAAATACCTGAGGTCCCCTGGGCTTGAGCCACATTCATCTGATGAAATGAAGCCCCCATCACTTGGAGATCCACAGACAGAAGAGCTTGAGGGTCTTGTCAGGGTATCAGAAGCAGACCCATGCCCACTACTTGAACACACGCTTATTGGGCTTGTGGCAGAGGGGATGTGAGAGACTGGTAGAGAGGCAGACCTGGAGTGATAACATGAATTAAAGGGGGCTCTTACATACCTCCCCGTGCCTTCCTGCTTCCCCAGGTTTATCCGTGCAGTGTTTAAATGGATTAAGCTCCCTGTCACCGACCTGAAGGGTCTGGCCATCGTACCTTCACCTTCACTGGAGGTCCTAAATCGATAGGAGCAGTCCTTTGTCGTGGGGGGAGTACCAGCCACACACTCCGTTCGCGACCTCCTCTGCAACCCTGCCTGGCTGGGAGGCAGGTTGCCCAAGTACCTTCTGCTGGTGATGAACGAGATGGGGTTGCTGCCCGAGGACTGGCTCTTGCTCCTCGGCCTGAACTCGGAGAAGGCTTTCAGGGCTTTCATGGTCTCCAGGAAGGTCTCGTGCATGTGCTGCGCCACCACCCAATCGTCCACTTGCATCCACAGCTCCCCGGGACCCACCGACGACGAGCGACCCACCTCGATGAAGAAGTAGTTCTCCGAGTGGCCGCACCGCCGGATGTTCAGCAGCGGCAGCTGGACGCAGGCCACGTCCGAGTTCAGCTTGACCAGGTGGACGGCCTTGGTGGACAGGCACAGCCGGTACACCCCGGACAAGTTCTTGCTCTGTCCCAAGCCTTTGGGTTTCACGTTCACCTGCCACACCTCCTTCAGCACCGTGCCGGGCCTCCACGTGCCGTAGTTGTCCTCCAGCTCCTCCTCGGCGGGGTCCAGCGAGGCCGCTTTGCTGTCGTTGATGAGCTGGCTGAGGGCACGGTACCAGGCCTCCTGCTCCTGCTCCCCCTCCGCCGCCATGGCGAAGTATTCGTCCTTGGTGTAAAGGgccagcaggtgcttgttcttggCGTCGGCCCGACGGCTGACGGTAAAACACAGGAACAAGGGGATGACCCGTTTGGGCCTCTGGCCGCTCCGGTACTTCTTCTCGCTGTCGTAGTACTCCAGGCGGGCCGGGCCTCGGTGGCTGTGGCAGCGGAGCACGAAGTAACGCTTGTGGCCGTGCTTGTGCTTTCTCAGGTAGCCGCGCTTCCTCACGTCGTCGTCGTGGTGGTCGGTGGCGGCCGATGCGGCTTCCAAGGCCTCGGTGACCGGTTCCTCCTGGACTTGCGGCAGTGCGGAGCCGGAGGGCCGCCTGTAACCGGTCTCCTCCGGACAGGGCGGCGGAGGAGGCGGCGGCGGGAGCAGCCTCACGGCGGCACGAGTCGGTCGCTCCTCTTCGCCGTGCATGGCGCCCGCCATGGAGGGGacgaaggaggggagagggggggtggaccTCTGTTTGTATGTCAGCACCGGCTGCTGCCGCCTTCCCCCTTCCGTGAATGAATGGAAACGGTGCGCCACAGCCCCCCGCCGGTGAGGCTTAGGAGGCTCTTCGCATTGCGCGGGAAGGGTCGgtatctcgctctctctgctgTCCCCGGTTACAGCGCGGGTCCTCCTCCCGCTTCGCGCACACACGCAGGCAAACTGTCACGGGCAAGCAGCGGCAACGGCGAAAACAACACGTGGCCCCGCCCACTTGACGTCACGGTGAAGAACCAACCGCCCCACACCACAGGAGGCGGGAAAAAAGGAGGGGCGGGGTCGCAGAGTCACATGACAAGGGCGCCTGACCAATCGTGGGTTATCCTTCctcacccctccttccccccctttcgcTAAAGCAGCTGGTGGGATGTAAACAGCGTCTGGATTGGTTGCTGCGGGGGGAGGAGCGCGTGCGCGGCTCTGCTACAGAGACAGTATGGGAGGGGggagcgctctgtgattggtgtagGCGTCAGGTCAGTCACGGGTTGGCAGGCTGCGATTGGTTGGTTCGGGTTTGTTTCACGTACGCCCCTCCCGGAGTAACACGCAGCTGTGCCTGGTGGTGAATTGAAGTAAACAACCGTCTGGGAGGGACGAGAGGAGGGGACTTTTGCagtagaggggaggaggaggggaatgttacaggaggggggaggaggaggggacggttacaggaggggggaggaagaggaggggacggttacaggagggaggggggaggaggggaggaggagaggggggaggaggagaggggggagggggggggaggagaggggggagggggggaggaggagagggggaggggggaggaggagaggggggaggggggaggaggagaggggggaggggggaggaggagaggggggaggggggaggaggagagaggagaggggggaggggagaggggggaggaggagaggggggagggggggaggggggaggaggggggaggaggagaggggggaggggggaggaggagaggggggaggggggaggaggagaggggggagggggaggggggaggaggagaggggggagggggaggggggggggaggggggaggggggagggggggggaggggggaggggggaggggggggggagggggggggggggggaggggggaggaggagaggggggaggaggggggagggggggggaggagaggagagggaggaggggggaggaggaggggggggaggaggagaggggggggggaggaggagagggggggggggggaggaggagaggggggggggaggaggagaggggggggggggaggaggagagggggggggggggaggaggagagggggggggggaggaggagaggggggggaggaggaggagaggggggggggaggaggaggagaggggggggaggaggaggaggagagggggggggaggaggaggagaggggggggaggaggaggagaggggggggaggaggaggaggggaggggggggaggaggaggagagggaggggggggaggaggagagggaggggggggaggaggagagggagggggggggaggaggaggggagggggggggaggaggagggggaggaggagagggagggggggggaggaggagagggaggggggggaggaggagagggaggggggggaggaggagagggaggggggggaggaggagagggaggggggggaggaggagggggagggggggggaggaggagaggaggggggggaggaggagagggaggggggggaggaggagagggagggggaggaggaggaggagtgggagggggggaggaggaggagagggagggggggaggggaggagagggaggggggggaggaggagagggagggggggggaggaggagagggaggggggggaggaggaggagagagagggaggggggggaggagagggggggggaggaggaggagaggggggggaggaggtggagagggggggagggaggaggagaggggggggagggagggggaggaggagagggggaggaggggacggttacaggaggaggaggggacggttacaggaggggggaggagaaggaggggacggttacaggaggggggaggaggaggggacgattacaggaggggggaggaggaggaggggacggttacaggaggggggaggaggaggaggggacggttacaggaggggggaggaggaggggacggttacaggaggggggaggaggaggaggggacggttacaggaggggggaggaggaggaggaggggacggttacaggaggggggaggatggaggAGGGGCTGACGgttacaggaggggggaggggagacggttacaggaggaggaggagagggggaggataaAACCTTTACACCCTTCTGTGCTTACTAAAGCTAAagccatacagccttcgcccgaGGCGTGTTAAGGCTGTGacatcacccgcgtgaagcggggtGCGTTTTCCGTCCATGGTGGACGCACCAtgggggggggcgtgcctagggacGTTACGGagctgcttcgccctcattgggcaaaccactcacgtgacctgcctgtcgtgccaagaaatcagtttgaactgatttcttgcgcaacacaCGCCCCCTCCTGCTTGGGTCCGTGctgtctatgggcgcgatcaatgcctttaggcaatgtgatcgcgACCCGCACGGGCGCCTCAGCGCGTTCTGCGGCAGTATGAACCTGCCCTAAAAGttgacactgctcatttgcatgtcatttcccagaatccctgtctgcagtgaaagcattgtttgctaagagataatggtgacaaGCAGGGTTGCATGActatctgagacatgtgaatgtgctcacaagtgatatttttatttacttcgATATCCCATTAGTTGTCCCATCCTTAAACAAGCTAGTATTTCATCACAATTTATGTCAGAAAGGTGGACAAACAAAGCATTccacacatttttattttccaATTTTTGTCTTCCGTGTCAAGTGGAAAAAGGCAGTGGTGCTTCCTTTGTTTAAATAAGGCCATTAAACAGAACATGTTTCCCAATTACTGTGCTTCCTGCAATTTCTAAAGCATTTCAGCAAGTTTTGTACAAACAAGTTATGAAACATCTGGAAAATTAAATTAATGGTAACACGAAATACATTTTTAAACCAAAACATTCCAGAAGATCAGCTAAGGCAGAGAGGTCAGCGGGGACATCAGGCAGAGGTTTCATCAGGCTATACTGACTAACTATTCTTTGTTTTTCCTCTACAGTGAGTTTAGATGTTTTTCCAGTTTACAGAGAAGCAATTTTGAGGTCAAATTCTATTTTGGGAAACTTGTTTTGTGCGCTTTCCTCACTAATATATAATTTTTCCGCGTGTCCTTTAACAGTCATGCTGTTATTGCTTGTTTCATGTGCAATCACGTGGACAATTTTCTAGAGTGcatatttccctttttttttttttagtatttggTAGAGTTTTGTTATCTGTCACTGGTTGAATACCCGTCTTTTGTCTACGTCATTAGTGGTGGGCACTTTTATAAAGATCAGTAATCTGGGTCACATcggcccagattcacaaaagaGTGCTAAGCTTCATTAAATACCAGTAATTTTCACATTGTATATTAAtatagagccaccaaattaattaataaaggggatggacaatctaatttatgaggagaggctagctaaattagatttatttacattagaaaagaggcgtataagaggggatatgataactatatacaaatatattcggggacagtacaaggagctttcaaaataactattcatcccacgggcagtactaaggactcggggccatcccttaaggttggaggaaaggagatttcaccagcaacaaaggaaaggattctttacagtaagggcagttaaaatgtggaattcattacccatggagactgtaatggcagatacaatagatttgttaaaaaaaaaagttgggcatctttttagaaaggaaaggtatacagggatatacctaataagtaaacatgggaaggatgttgatccagggagtaatccgattgccaattcttggagtcaggaaggaatttatttttccccttatgagatatcattggatgatatgactctggggttttttgtttgccttcctctggatcaataagtaagtataaatataggataaagtatctgttgtctaaatttagcataggttgaacttgatggacgtacgtctttttttcaatctcatctactatgtaactatgtaatataaatGCAGACAATATTAGTGGTCTTAGACATAGGCTGTTAATTCACCAATAAGAACATGCTGGAAAATAAGTTTAACATTGCAAGATATCTCAttataaaatatgttttaatagTAAAATGAATACACCAGTAGTACTGGTACAAGCAACACATTTTTGATCTAGCATTTTGAATTACAAATGCTTAGCAATCACGGTTTATTTATTTAGTGGAAAATGGCATATATATGCTACCATTCAGAAGATTAGATGGATAATTCTATATTGTCCGAAGTACtgtttgtggggtttttttgggggggggggtgaaaatccaCACTGAAGTCAATGGCTTTTTCAGTCCAAAACAGCATGAACGGCTGTTTCATAGTATATATAATTACCCCCTATAAGTGCCTTGTTCAATATGTTCTGAAGTGGTTAATC contains:
- the LOC142467574 gene encoding insulin receptor substrate 2-A-like, with translation MAGAMHGEEERPTRAAVRLLPPPPPPPPCPEETGYRRPSGSALPQVQEEPVTEALEAASAATDHHDDDVRKRGYLRKHKHGHKRYFVLRCHSHRGPARLEYYDSEKKYRSGQRPKRVIPLFLCFTVSRRADAKNKHLLALYTKDEYFAMAAEGEQEQEAWYRALSQLINDSKAASLDPAEEELEDNYGTWRPGTVLKEVWQVNVKPKGLGQSKNLSGVYRLCLSTKAVHLVKLNSDVACVQLPLLNIRRCGHSENYFFIEVGRSSSVGPGELWMQVDDWVVAQHMHETFLETMKALKAFSEFRPRSKSQSSGSNPISFITSRRYLGNLPPSQAGLQRRSRTECVAGTPPTTKDCSYRFRTSSEGEGTMARPFRSVTGSLIHLNTARINLGKQEGTGRYVRAPFNSCYHSRSASLPVSHIPSATSPISVCSSSGHGSASDTLTRPSSSSVCGSPSDGGFISSDECGSSPGDLRYFRVRSNTPDSLGNTPPIREENGLSDYMSMSKQSCPDARDDYMEADKSFRKRTYSLTKPTNATPQQKTQTAASLDEDSGEINKQLVCFESPKLKALNQPEDYSNGIIDSVCYQSRNKARDNGYMPMMPSHSNDSDYLPMAPKNVSAPKQIVNRFPTQEDSKGYMMMFPITSSSPVKVFTGGIAKGNHDKMTNGEYMDMSHGSSATVKHANDSNCTNNSRGFSSYFSLPRSFKSSSKQNNDNTEYVPMSSPGKLLHLGVENGTSIFKDGTANGISKTELKSSNNILDQQVRATRPTRLTLTTRGSNTIPRTFDYTAPPEPTSPGEYINIDFSDKASNTPYSLSAEGSPSSLGSSCDHRQSPLSDYMSVDLDVQSPKATAELSNSLTDISSYACPSVSRIQPNAEYAILPCGTACVSTANTRNEDYTTMTFNVAMTPPPSPFANETENGTKLDSPSSIVNRLCIGERYSANNGFPVTNSISEPIVGPKVIRADPKGRRRHSSETFSSASTVTTSASCFTESGKRHSSASFDNVWLKPDENNCDEQDGKMSRNCSTGFQNGLNYIALSVHDADIGEPTPPNCHQRQNGSRNLESGVYVSIDFSRSDGLKCSASRKD